In Piliocolobus tephrosceles isolate RC106 chromosome 12, ASM277652v3, whole genome shotgun sequence, one DNA window encodes the following:
- the ALG13 gene encoding putative bifunctional UDP-N-acetylglucosamine transferase and deubiquitinase ALG13 isoform X4: MNNHQLELAKQLHKEGHLFYCTCSTLPGLLQSMDLSTLKCYPPGQPEKFSAFLDKVVGLQK, from the exons ATGAACAATCATCAGCTGGAACTGGCAAAGCAGCTACACAAAGAGGGTCATCTCTTTTATTGTACCTGCAG cACGCTTCCTGGGCTGTTACAGTCAATGGACTTATCAACACTGAAATGTTATCCTCCTGGCCAGCCAGaaaaattttctgcatttttggaTAAAGTTGTTggattacaaaaataa
- the ALG13 gene encoding putative bifunctional UDP-N-acetylglucosamine transferase and deubiquitinase ALG13 isoform X3: protein MKCAFVTVGTTSFDDLIACVSAPDSLQKIESLGYNRLILQIGRGTVVPEPFSTESFTLDVYRYKDSLKEDIRKADLVISHAGAGSCLEALEKGKPLVVVINEKLMNNHQLELAKQLHKEGHLFYCTCSTLPGLLQSMDLSTLKCYPPGQPEKFSAFLDKVVGLQK from the exons ATGAAGTGCGCGTTTGTTACCGTAGGGACCACCAGCTTTGACGACCTCATTGCGTGTGTGTCGGCGCCCGACAGTCTGCAA AAAATCGAGAGCCTTGGTTACAACCGACTTATCCTGCAAATTGGTAGAGGAACGGTGGTACCTGAGCCCTTCAGTACTGAGTCGTTTACTCTGGATGTTTACAGGTACAAGGATTCCTTGAAAGAAGACATCCGGAAAGCAGATCTTGTTATTAGTCACGCAG GTGCAGGAAGCTGTTTGGAGGCTCTGGAAAAAGGAAAGCCACTCGTAGTGGTCATAAACGAAAAGTTGATGAACAATCATCAGCTGGAACTGGCAAAGCAGCTACACAAAGAGGGTCATCTCTTTTATTGTACCTGCAG cACGCTTCCTGGGCTGTTACAGTCAATGGACTTATCAACACTGAAATGTTATCCTCCTGGCCAGCCAGaaaaattttctgcatttttggaTAAAGTTGTTggattacaaaaataa
- the ALG13 gene encoding putative bifunctional UDP-N-acetylglucosamine transferase and deubiquitinase ALG13 isoform X6, which yields MKCAFVTVGTTSFDDLIACVSAPDSLQKIESLGYNRLILQIGRGTVVPEPFSTESFTLDVYRCRKLFGGSGKRKATRSGHKRKVDEQSSAGTGKAATQRGSSLLLYLQHASWAVTVNGLINTEMLSSWPARKIFCIFG from the exons ATGAAGTGCGCGTTTGTTACCGTAGGGACCACCAGCTTTGACGACCTCATTGCGTGTGTGTCGGCGCCCGACAGTCTGCAA AAAATCGAGAGCCTTGGTTACAACCGACTTATCCTGCAAATTGGTAGAGGAACGGTGGTACCTGAGCCCTTCAGTACTGAGTCGTTTACTCTGGATGTTTACAG GTGCAGGAAGCTGTTTGGAGGCTCTGGAAAAAGGAAAGCCACTCGTAGTGGTCATAAACGAAAAGTTGATGAACAATCATCAGCTGGAACTGGCAAAGCAGCTACACAAAGAGGGTCATCTCTTTTATTGTACCTGCAG cACGCTTCCTGGGCTGTTACAGTCAATGGACTTATCAACACTGAAATGTTATCCTCCTGGCCAGCCAGaaaaattttctgcatttttggaTAA